A section of the Castanea sativa cultivar Marrone di Chiusa Pesio chromosome 12, ASM4071231v1 genome encodes:
- the LOC142620801 gene encoding uncharacterized protein LOC142620801: MYLSISKHTASAVLLRDSGVQLPVYYISKTLVDAETRYLPLEKLVLALVHSTRKLPHYFQAHTIYVLTEYPLQSLLRRSDFTGRIAKWGTQLGSFNIRYRPKNSVKGQVLADFIVEFSPKSTDIICLAEIKPWKVFMDGASNAAGAGAGIVVITPEGLKLEHSFRLGFKASNNEVEYEALLAGLRVIKDLGAKEVEAYSDSLLVVNQVQGNFKAKDAQMMGYLQLVKQSMGNFSKVKIERVAWGQNWHDDSLATLASSIADMVARLIRVELVPEPSITARTLVA, encoded by the coding sequence ATGTACCTCTCGATATCCAAGCATACAGCCAGCGCCGTGCTATTGAGGGATAGTGGTGTACAGCTCCCGGTTTATTACATCAGCAAGACGTTAGTTGACGCAGAGACCAGGTATTTACCATTAGAGAAATTGGTGCTGGCACTCGTGCATTCCACCCGAAAATTGCCCCATTACTTTCAGGCCCACACCATCTATGTCCTGACTGAGTACCCACTTCAGTCATTACTAAGAAGATCTGACTTTACGGGgaggatagctaagtggggGACTCAGCTAGGCTCTTTCAACATTAGATACAGGCCGAAGAATTCGGTGAAGGGACAAGTACTTGCGGACTTTATTGTCGAGTTCTCGCCAAAAAGTACGGATATAATCTGCCTCGCGGAGATCAAGCCTTGGAAAGTATTTATGGACGGCGCATCCAATGCAGCAGGAGCGGGGGCGGGAATCGTTGTCATCACCCCAGAAGGGCTAAAGTTAGAGCATTCATTCAGGTTAGGCTTCAAGGCTTCTAATAATGAGGTCGAATATGAGGCCCTGCTAGCCGGACTAAGAGTCATCAAGGATCTGGGAGCCAAAGAAGTGGAAGCCTACTCGGATTCTCTCCTAGTAGTGAATCAGGTGCAAGGGAACTTCAAAGCCAAAGATGCTCAGATGATGGGATATCTACAGCTGGTAAAGCAGTCCATGGGTAATTTTTCAAAGGTCAAGATTGAACGGGTAGCCTGGGGACAGAACTGGCACGATGATTCCTTGGCAACGTTGGCATCATCAATAGCTGACATGGTGGCTCGATTGATCAGGGTGGAGTTAGTACCGGAACCAAGTATTACCGCCCGAACACTGGTTGCATAG
- the LOC142618663 gene encoding disease resistance protein RPV1-like isoform X2: protein MARSFEYEYDVFVSFCEEDTRTSFAGHLFAAFDRKRIRAFREEQGGPEFLKEIETSNIAVVVFSKNYATSHLCLDELVKIMECKRLFNQRVIPVFYDVSPSEVRKQKGHLAEALLNGPEDKVNSWKVALTNAANLAGLHLKPYRYKPNIPFQLHCQVRIAS, encoded by the exons ATGGCTCGTTCCTTTGAATACGAATACGATGTCTTCGTTAGTTTTTGTGAGGAAGATACCCGCACAAGCTTTGCCGGACATCTCTTTGCCGCTTTTGACCGTAAAAGGATTCGTGCGTTTAGAGAGGAACAGGGTGGACCCGAGTTTTTGAAGGAAATTGAGACCTCAAATATTGCAGTTGTGGTGTTCTCCAAAAACTATGCTACTTCGCATTTGTGCCTGGATGAGCTGGTGAAGATCATGGAATGCAAAAGGCTGTTCAATCAAAGGGTCATCCCTGTTTTCTATGATGTGTCTCCATCCGAGGTGCGAAAACAGAAGGGGCATTTGGCGGAGGCGTTGCTGAATGGCCCTGAAGACAAGGTGAACAGTTGGAAGGTTGCTTTAACGAACGCTGCAAACTTGGCTGGCTTGCATTTGAAACCGTATCg GTACAAGCCGAATATTCCCTTCCAACTCCATTGCCAAGTAAGGATTGCAAGTTAA
- the LOC142618663 gene encoding toll/interleukin-1 receptor-like protein isoform X1, whose translation MARSFEYEYDVFVSFCEEDTRTSFAGHLFAAFDRKRIRAFREEQGGPEFLKEIETSNIAVVVFSKNYATSHLCLDELVKIMECKRLFNQRVIPVFYDVSPSEVRKQKGHLAEALLNGPEDKVNSWKVALTNAANLAGLHLKPYRPEPEFIEEIVEVIWKRLKGESSTVQSRRQIDNSGASEDSPIIISQNDASSVQNAIAEWSRLFFFCGSVSLI comes from the exons ATGGCTCGTTCCTTTGAATACGAATACGATGTCTTCGTTAGTTTTTGTGAGGAAGATACCCGCACAAGCTTTGCCGGACATCTCTTTGCCGCTTTTGACCGTAAAAGGATTCGTGCGTTTAGAGAGGAACAGGGTGGACCCGAGTTTTTGAAGGAAATTGAGACCTCAAATATTGCAGTTGTGGTGTTCTCCAAAAACTATGCTACTTCGCATTTGTGCCTGGATGAGCTGGTGAAGATCATGGAATGCAAAAGGCTGTTCAATCAAAGGGTCATCCCTGTTTTCTATGATGTGTCTCCATCCGAGGTGCGAAAACAGAAGGGGCATTTGGCGGAGGCGTTGCTGAATGGCCCTGAAGACAAGGTGAACAGTTGGAAGGTTGCTTTAACGAACGCTGCAAACTTGGCTGGCTTGCATTTGAAACCGTATCg TCCAGAGCCAGAGTTTATAGAGGAAATTGTTGAAGTAATTTGGAAAAGACTAAAAGGGGAATCATCCACCGTTCAATCCCGTCGTCAGATTGATAATTCCGGTGCCAGTGAAGACTCTCCAATAATCATCTCGCAAAATGATGCTTCATCTGTTCAAAATGCTATTGCTGAGTGGAGtcgtctcttttttttttgtgggtcaGTTAGCCTTATATAG
- the LOC142618921 gene encoding protein PALE CRESS, chloroplastic-like, producing MDAVRNLNLLYRRVQEATPAMRLFNDLLNMQDGFDDGGWLKEFKNRMVDTFPGENLFSILVPAGNEINKLETCDI from the exons ATGGATGCTGTAAGAAATCTTAATCTGTTATATAGAAGGGTCCAG GAGGCTACTCCTGCCATGAGACTGTTCAATGATCTTTTGAATATGCAAGATGGATTTGATGATGGAGGCTGGCTGAAGGAATTCAAAAATCGCATGGTTGACACCTTTCCAGGAGAAAATCTATTTAGCATTCTTGTTCCAGCAGGAAATGAAATTAACAAG cTGGAAACATGTGACATCTGA